DNA sequence from the Nitrososphaerota archaeon genome:
AAAGAGATATTCTTCAAAATTACTTATTTCCGAGTTTGAGTTGTTTTGAAATCTCTGATAAAATTTTCTTGTTTGCTGCCGCAATAAATGAAAGTCTTGTCTCATAGGATAGATCAGAATCTAATGGCTTTAGCTTTGAATCTAGCAAAATGCCGCCTGCCTCTTTTGATATTATGTAGCCAGCTGCCATGTCGGTGACGCGAATTTTATCCCTTAGGTCAATATAGACATCCATTAGACCACGTGCAAAAATTGCTAGCTCTAGCGCGTTTGCGCCTAGGTGCCTTGAGTGATTGGAATTCTCAAAGATTGGTTGGATTCTTTTTACTAGCTTGGGTTTTGCTCCAGAGACATTGATTCCGACAATTTTGTAGACGGGGAACTGCTTGTGCACAATGATTTTTTTCTTGTTCAAGTATGCCCCTTTTCCCTTTGTTGCCCAATACATGTCACCATTGGATAGATCAGTCACCACACCGTCTGTGATGGAGCTGAGCTTGTACTTTGGTGCAAATGCAAGCGAGCAGCAAAAAAATGGAATTCCGCGCACTGCGTTTGCCGAGCCGTCAATTGCATCCATTACCACAAAGCCCTTTGGGTTCTTTGATAATTCTACACGGCCGCACTCTTCACCTAGTACTGTACAATCAAACTTTACTTTTTTTAGATAATCAAGAACTGTCTTTTCTGCGACAATGTCTATTTTTCTAGAAATGTCTCCGCCCTTGCCAACTCCGTAGTCTTCTCCAGCTGCTTTTGTTCCTGCTAGATCTTTTACATTTTGGTACACTAGCTTGGATGCGTTGCGCAAAACCTCGATTGGCTGCATAATATCTGGGAAAATTTTTCGTAATTTAATCTAAGAAATCTTGAAAGGCTAAATAACTAGATGGAAAGCTAATCACTGATGAGCGGCAAGGACCAGTCCGTAGTGTCTAAAGAGGCACTAATGTCCACAAAATCTGGCAAGCAGATAATCAAGCAAGGATTATTCAAGTCAAAGGGATTCAAGCTTTTCAACCAGTACAAGGAAGAGGCAGAATCAGAGTTTCCAAAATTTGCGCAGAGATTTACAGATGACTTGTTGCGTGAGATAAAAAATGATGCCTCTCCTGCATCCACGCAAAAGGCGTTTGCGCAAGAGGTGTGTTCTGAGGAAATAATACTACAGGATTCGCAGATTCCTGAAATCAAATCAAAGCTTGAAAATCCAGAAATTCTCAAAGACCGGGTTTTGCGCATTTTAAACTCTAATTTTGTAAAAATGACACTACCAGTGTTTTGCTCCTTGTATGATGCGGCAGCTGAATACACCAACACAAAATCTGCGCAAATGAGACAGAACCTAGTTGACGGACACATAATAGCAATTGACCTCTCTGAGCCAATGGATAGAATAGTCGACAAGGACGAGGACTTGGAATATCTGGATGACTACAAGCTCATGAATCCATACATTTTGAAGCTTGCGAGAGATAAAATCGCAAAAGGAGGCGAGGAAGTTTTACGGGAATTCGAGGAAGGATTTCGCGATGCAAGACTAGGCCAATACATTGACACCAAACTCAAAAGCACACCGACAAAAATTACCGAAGAGCAGATGAACCAGTGCTACAAAAAATACCGAGCAGTGATGGGTACTGCTGGACGCAACATGGCACTATCCAAGAACCCACTGGGTGAGATATTCTATTTGGGAATGGCGAGAGCTGCAGAGGGGGTAGGGTGTGGAAATGAAATCG
Encoded proteins:
- a CDS encoding fructose 1,6-bisphosphatase; this translates as MQPIEVLRNASKLVYQNVKDLAGTKAAGEDYGVGKGGDISRKIDIVAEKTVLDYLKKVKFDCTVLGEECGRVELSKNPKGFVVMDAIDGSANAVRGIPFFCCSLAFAPKYKLSSITDGVVTDLSNGDMYWATKGKGAYLNKKKIIVHKQFPVYKIVGINVSGAKPKLVKRIQPIFENSNHSRHLGANALELAIFARGLMDVYIDLRDKIRVTDMAAGYIISKEAGGILLDSKLKPLDSDLSYETRLSFIAAANKKILSEISKQLKLGNK